The following proteins are co-located in the Paludibaculum fermentans genome:
- a CDS encoding class I SAM-dependent methyltransferase — protein MANPFETDKMAAGYATARPPVHARVIERAHRALGRPVPFRRALDVGCGAGLSTRALDGFAEHSIGMEPAEPMLKWHSTLAPGADFLVGRAEALPVQSGCVDLITAAGALNYTNLDQFFPEALRTLTPDGTLLVYDFSPGRSFRENDRLDDWFTAFATRYPWPHNEARELNPQILGSLDSGCRLGQHEYFEIGLTLSPDFYLEYMLTETNVASAMRNGGSYDEIRHWCSETLAPVWDGREREVLFRGYFACLSRQ, from the coding sequence ATGGCGAATCCTTTCGAGACAGACAAGATGGCCGCCGGCTATGCCACTGCGCGGCCGCCCGTGCATGCGCGAGTAATTGAGCGGGCTCACCGCGCCCTGGGCCGCCCAGTTCCCTTCCGGCGGGCTTTGGATGTCGGCTGTGGAGCCGGGCTGTCCACCCGCGCCCTGGACGGCTTTGCCGAGCACTCCATCGGGATGGAGCCGGCCGAGCCCATGCTCAAATGGCATTCGACTCTGGCGCCGGGCGCCGACTTCCTGGTCGGCCGGGCCGAGGCGCTGCCGGTCCAGTCTGGCTGTGTCGACCTCATCACCGCGGCCGGAGCGCTGAACTATACGAATCTGGACCAGTTCTTCCCGGAGGCGCTACGCACGCTGACGCCCGATGGCACGCTGCTGGTCTACGACTTCTCGCCGGGCCGCTCCTTCCGTGAGAACGACCGGCTGGACGACTGGTTCACGGCCTTTGCCACGCGCTATCCCTGGCCGCACAATGAGGCACGCGAGCTGAATCCGCAGATCCTCGGGTCGCTCGACTCCGGCTGCCGCCTCGGCCAGCACGAGTACTTCGAGATCGGCCTCACGCTTTCGCCTGATTTCTACCTGGAGTACATGCTCACCGAAACCAACGTCGCTTCCGCCATGCGCAACGGCGGGTCCTACGACGAGATCCGGCATTGGTGCAGCGAGACGCTGGCCCCAGTCTGGGACGGCCGCGAGCGTGAGGTTCTCTTCCGCGGCTACTTCGCCTGCCTGAGCCGCCAGTAG
- a CDS encoding GntR family transcriptional regulator — MEFVKIRRERAVDAVYDALRQAIVSCSMKPGERLNVEELAGKMGVSLTPVRGAIQQLATEGLVEVRPRSGTFVASLTPQDLDETFKLRSALECLAAEEAIERIQPEQLARLHELLKSLKRKVTNEAERRAHEQGNSEFHQIFIDASGNQRLADMYHALNAHIKIVRIHAGESGWPLRLQEEQAEHEAIVAALEARDAAALTAALRKHIYRAKDAMIAVIRAAE; from the coding sequence ATGGAGTTCGTCAAGATACGCCGGGAACGGGCCGTGGACGCGGTCTATGACGCCCTGCGGCAGGCGATTGTGAGCTGCTCCATGAAGCCCGGCGAGCGCCTCAATGTGGAGGAACTGGCCGGGAAGATGGGCGTCAGCCTGACGCCGGTGCGCGGCGCCATCCAGCAGTTGGCTACGGAGGGTTTGGTCGAGGTCCGGCCCCGGAGCGGCACCTTCGTGGCCAGCCTCACGCCCCAGGATCTGGACGAAACCTTCAAGCTGCGCAGCGCGCTGGAGTGCCTGGCGGCGGAGGAGGCCATTGAACGCATCCAGCCTGAACAACTGGCGCGCCTGCATGAACTCCTGAAGTCCCTCAAGCGCAAAGTCACCAACGAAGCCGAACGGCGCGCGCATGAGCAGGGCAACTCGGAGTTTCACCAGATCTTCATCGATGCCTCAGGGAATCAACGGCTTGCGGACATGTATCATGCCCTGAACGCGCACATCAAGATTGTCCGGATCCACGCGGGTGAGTCCGGCTGGCCGCTGCGTTTGCAGGAAGAGCAGGCCGAACACGAGGCCATCGTAGCCGCCCTGGAAGCCAGGGATGCCGCGGCCCTGACCGCCGCGCTGCGCAAGCACATCTACCGCGCCAAGGATGCCATGATCGCCGTCATACGGGCTGCGGAGTAG
- a CDS encoding DUF1501 domain-containing protein, with product MDPHQVKSERTRRWFFEQCGVGLGSIALGDLLRASAPSDPLAPKQPHFAPKAKRVVFLFMAGAPSHLELFDFKPELKKFDGTLPPADLLKGYRAAFINPNSKLLGPKFQFAQYGSNGAWISELLPHTAAIVDDLAIVKSMSTDAFNHAPGQLLMNTGTMQFGRPSFGSWATYGLGSESRDLPAFVVFSSGAKGPSGGNSCWGSGFLPTVYQGVQLRGSGDPVLYLSNPPGVDKQTQRESLDSLRSLNEMHLATEGDPEISTRINSFEMAFRMQDSGPELMDLTKEPAHILEMYGAQPGKPSFANNCLYARRLLERGVRFVQLYHEAWDQHGNLVKDLKKNCLDTDKAAAALVKDLKQRGLLDDTLVIWGGEFGRTPMVQGGSDGRDHHPNAFTMWMAGGGIKPGLVMGETDELGFNVTKDRVHVHDLHATLLHLLGFDHTKLTYKFQGRPFRLTDVHGEVVRKMLA from the coding sequence ATGGATCCCCATCAGGTTAAATCGGAACGGACGCGGCGCTGGTTCTTCGAGCAGTGCGGCGTCGGGCTGGGCTCCATCGCCCTGGGCGATCTCCTGCGCGCGTCTGCGCCGTCGGACCCGCTGGCACCCAAGCAGCCCCACTTCGCGCCCAAGGCCAAACGCGTCGTCTTCCTCTTCATGGCCGGAGCCCCCAGCCACCTGGAGCTGTTCGACTTCAAGCCGGAATTGAAGAAATTCGACGGGACGCTGCCGCCGGCCGACCTGCTGAAGGGCTATCGCGCCGCCTTCATCAACCCCAATTCCAAACTGCTGGGGCCGAAGTTCCAGTTCGCCCAATATGGCAGCAACGGCGCCTGGATCTCTGAGTTGCTGCCGCATACCGCGGCCATCGTCGACGATCTCGCCATCGTGAAGTCCATGTCGACCGATGCCTTCAACCATGCCCCGGGCCAGTTGCTGATGAACACCGGCACCATGCAGTTCGGGCGGCCGAGTTTCGGCTCGTGGGCGACCTACGGCCTGGGCAGCGAATCGAGGGATCTGCCGGCGTTTGTCGTCTTCTCCAGCGGAGCGAAGGGGCCCAGCGGCGGCAACTCCTGTTGGGGCAGCGGCTTCCTGCCCACTGTGTATCAGGGTGTCCAGTTGCGCGGCAGCGGCGACCCCGTCCTCTATCTCTCCAACCCGCCCGGCGTCGACAAGCAGACCCAGCGCGAGTCGCTCGACTCCCTAAGAAGCCTGAACGAGATGCACCTGGCGACCGAAGGCGATCCCGAGATCTCGACCCGCATCAACTCCTTCGAGATGGCGTTCCGCATGCAGGACAGCGGCCCGGAATTGATGGACCTCACCAAGGAGCCGGCCCACATCCTGGAGATGTACGGCGCCCAGCCCGGCAAGCCCTCGTTCGCCAACAACTGCCTCTATGCGCGCCGCCTGCTGGAGCGTGGAGTGCGCTTTGTCCAGCTCTATCACGAGGCCTGGGATCAGCACGGCAACCTGGTGAAGGACCTCAAGAAGAACTGCCTGGACACAGACAAAGCCGCCGCGGCCCTGGTGAAGGATCTCAAGCAGCGCGGCCTGCTCGACGACACGCTCGTGATCTGGGGCGGGGAATTCGGCCGCACGCCCATGGTGCAGGGCGGCAGCGACGGGCGCGATCATCACCCCAACGCCTTCACCATGTGGATGGCCGGCGGCGGCATCAAACCGGGCCTGGTGATGGGCGAGACCGATGAACTCGGCTTCAACGTCACAAAAGACCGCGTCCATGTCCACGACCTGCACGCCACGCTGCTGCACCTGCTGGGCTTCGACCACACCAAGCTCACTTACAAGTTCCAGGGCCGCCCGTTCCGGCTGACAGATGTCCACGGCGAAGTCGTGCGGAAGATGCTGGCTTAA